CTTCCAATACATGTGCATCGAACAGTTCGATCAACTGTTTTACCTCTTCACACAATTTACAACCCGGCCTGCTGTACAAGACTACCTCCTTCACATGAACACCCCTTTCCTTACAAAAAAGGCACGCTTATGAAGCGTGCCCGGTCTTATCGTAAAAACCATTGTCGATTTTCATTTTCCTCTTTTTCAGAAAGTCCGTTAACTCTTCGCCTACATAATTCTCGGGTGTACGTTTCAGCGACTCATAATTGAAGGACAGCTTCCGCTGACGCTGCATGTCGAACACGTGGATCCGTCTGTCTTCAGATATTTCCTCAGTCGACAACATTTTGTAACGGATTAGGTTTGTCATATATACCCCTTTTCTATTCCAAAGCGAAAAGTATCTCATCTATTATATAAATTCTAACATACTCCGACCCTTTAAGGAACTACATTACGATAGCAAAACCAAATAAATGTTCGTATCGTATTTGTGCGTATTTTGTATAACTTTAATCTAAAGAACATCTTTGTAACCGCAGATCATTCTTCAAAAATCATTATCTTTATATAATAACAGATACACACAAAATAAAAACCCCGATCTTCTTAATGAATGATCGGGGTTTTTATCACATTATGTATTTTCAGCGCGCCTGAGAGGATTCGAACCCCCGACTGACGTAGAACCGGAATCTACCGCTCTATCCAACTGAGCTACAGGCGCATTAGCGACATGCAAAATCTATTATAAGGTTATTCTTAAAAAAACGCAACCTTTTCCACTACATTCCTTAAATCTTATCTATCAAGGAGGGAAATAAAGAGGAAAGGCAGAAAAATTATTCAATTACGACGTGCGACGTTTAGTAAGGAAATTTAAGGGTATGATGGTAGAAGGAAAATCGAGAAAAAGGTCGATCGTTTTTGTTTGACCTTCATTGACCTTAATTGTATGATTAATGTATTCCATCATATTGACTTGATGATAAGGAGGAATTTGAAATGAATCTAGTCCCAACAGTTATTGAACAGACAAACCGTGGAGAGCGTGCTTACGACATTTACTCCCGCTTACTTAAAGACCGTATCATCATGCTCGGCAGCCCGATCGATGATAATATCGCGAACTCTGTCGTTTCCCAGCTGCTATTCCTTGCAGCTGATGATCCGGAGAAAGATATCTCTCTATACATTAACTCTCCGGGTGGATCTATTACCGCAGGTATGGCCATCTATGATACGATGCAGTTCATCAAGCCTGATGTATCCACCATCTGTACAGGTATGGCAGCGTCTATGGGTGCGTTCCTCCTTAATGCAGGAGAACCCGGCAAACGTTACGCACTTCCTAACAGTGAAGTAATGATCCACCAGCCGCTTGGAGGTACGCAAGGACAAGCGACGGACATCGAGATTCACGCGAAACGAATTATTAAAATGCGTGAAAAATTAAACCAAATCCTTTCCGAGCGTACAGGTCAGCCGATTGAAGTAATCGAGCGCGACACAGACCGCGACAACTTTATGTCCGCACATGAAGCGGTAGAGTATGGTTTGATTGATAAGGTTATGACAAAAGTTACAGACAAATAACTCCAAAAAATCCTCTCCGGCGGTCAGCCGAAGAGGATTTTTTATTTTTTTGAAATCGATACCTGCTTTGCGCTCATTCTTTCACAAGAATGTCGTCAATTCTTCACGAATGCTGTCAGACGCTCTATCGCTTCCTGTTCATCTGTACCGTCAGCAATCAATTTGATTTCTTCGTCTGTTCCGACAGCAAGACTCATTAATCCCATAATGCTTTTCGCATTTACACGCTTCTCCGCCTTTTCTATAAACACATCAGCAGAAAACTTGTTGGCTTCCTGGACAAACTGCGCGGCCGGTCTTGCCTGAAGCCCTGTGTCCAATTCAATTTTCACTTGTTTCTCAATCATCACTCACGCTCCTCTCTATAAATACCGCTCCGTTGTAAGCGGATTCAGTCCGGTGTAAAAAAGAACGCTTTCCAAAATTATGAAAGCGTTGGATTACCTAATATTATATCACGGATTTGTTAAGCTTACATCAGTTTCTTGAGTTTTCTGCAACTTCTCCTCTGCGTACCTTTTCAGCAAACTCGTCTATTTTCCGTAAACGATGATTGATTCCTGATTTGCTGATGGCACCACCCGAGACATACTCGCCCAGTTCTTTCAAGGAAACTTCCTGATATTGAAGCCGAAGCATAGCTATCTCCTGGAGTTTATCCGGAAGAGCTTCTAAACCAACCGTACGTTTTATGAACTTGATGTTCTCTACCTGACGGAACGCTGCACCGATCGTTTTATTCAAATTCGCCGTTTCGCAGTTGACGAGACGGTTCACCGAGTTTCGCATATCGCGTACAATACGTACGTCTTCGAATTTGAATAAAGCCTGGTGTGCTCCGATGTTACTAATCAATTCTGTAATTTTATCTGCTTCTTTCAAATACGTGATATAGCCCTTTTTTCTGCTCAGAGTGCGTGCATGAAGACCGAAACTGTTCATCAACGTACACAACGCTTCGTTGTGTTCCTCATCGGATGAGTAAATCTCTAAGTGATAGGAAGATGTCTCTGGATTGTTAACAGATCCCCCTGCAAGAAATGCGCCTCTCAAGTATGCACGTTTACAGCAGGTTTCTTGCAAATACTTCTCGGGAATCTCAGGATTTATCGACAGCGGCCCCTTTAATATTTCCAAGTCCTCCAGAACGATTTTCGCATTCTCCGTCAGCCTGACAATATAGACATTATTCTTTTTCAAACGCATTTTTTTCCTAACAAGCAGTTCTACCGGGTAGGGATAGAGCTTCTTGATGAGCGTATAGATTCTCCTCGCAATAGCCGCATTTTCCGTTTGGACATCGAGGATATATTCTCGATTTGAGAAGGAAAACGTCCCGTTCATTCTCACTAAAGCCGCCAATTCTGATTCCATGCAATGTGTATCCGACTCTACATTCGTCAATTCTTTCTTAATTTCTGATGCAAATGACATGATGTCCACCCCCTTTGTCGAGAAGTTACCGTTTAAAGCATGGATTGCAGTAAACGGGCAATTTTCTCTGTATCATGACGAAGCATTGGCTTGCTCCTGTCTATGATGTCTTCTTCTATTACTTCTATTCCCATCGATTTGATCCGATCGATGTCATAAACTACCGGTTCTGCATTTTCCTCGGCGTATGCCTTCCTGACACCTCGATCAATCGGCTGATTATGGACAATGACCGACTGGAGTACACCTTCACCGATATGATCGAACAGTGCCTGGATGTGATCTGCTGCCGTATAACCGGAAGTTTCCCCTTCCTGGGTCATCACATTGCAGATATACGTCACTTTTGCTTTCGTTTCCCTTAATGCCTCTCCAATTTCCGGGATGATGATATTTGGAAGGATACTGGTATACAGGCTCCCCGGAGAGATGACAATCAAGTCTGCAGCATTGATTGCTTCGACCGCTTCCGGAAGTGGCTGCACCGGTGTAGGGCTTACAAACACCTTCTTGATCCTTTTATTCTGCTTAGGAATGAGCGATTCACCTGTAACAATGGTTCCGTCTTCCATTTCTGCATGCAGGCTCATCGAATGATTGGCGATCGGGTATATGTTTCCGCGCACATTCAGCACCCGGGAGATTTCTTTAATACCCTGATAGAAGTCCCCGGTCATCGATGCCATCGCAGCCAGTAAAAGGTTTCCCATAGAGTGACCGGATAAGCCGTTCCCATTTGAGAATCTGTGCTGAAACAATTCCAGAAGCATTGGTTCTGCATCCGACAACGCAGCTACCACGTTTCGAATATCACCAGGAGCCGGGATTGCCATTTCCGTCCGCAGACGCCCCGAGCTGCCTCCGTCGTCTGCTACGGTAACAATTGCGGATAAATCAATGGGCAGATACTTCAAACCGCGTAACAAGACCGGCATTCCAGTCCCGCCTCCTACGACGACGACGCGTGGTTTCGTTTTCTTATCCATCCCTTACCGACCCTTTCTCTTCTCAATGTCTCGATGAGTCACGTGGGTGACAAAGTCTGAGGAGAAATATTCGCACAAATGCTCGGCCAATGCGACAGAGCGGTGCTGACCGCCTGTACAACCGATCGCAACTACGAGCTGGCTCTTTCCTTCCCTTTTATACTGGGGAAGCATGAATTGGAGAAGATCCTTCAATTTCTCAAGGAATTTCTGAGTGTCCGACCATTTAAAAACATACGAAGACACCTCTGTATTCAATCCGGTTAGAGGACGCATGTGTTCCACGTAATGGGGGTTTGGGAGAAAACGAACGTCAAACATTAGATCTGCATCAATAGGCACCCCGTACTTAAAACCGAACGACACCATCTGGACAGAAAAGACCTGCTGTTCTCTCTGACGATAGTTCTCTATGATTTGTTCACGTAATTCTTTAGGCTTTAATGTGGTGGTGTCAATGATTTTCTGAGATCTTCCCCGAAGCTCATCCAACATCTTACGTTCTTTCCTTATCCCTTCAAGGGGAAGCCCGTCTTTCGCAAGTGGATGAGAACGCCTTGTTTCTTTATAGCGGGACACAAGTGATTGATCCTCTGCGTCGAGAAATAGAATATGCTCCTGCAACCACTCTTCTTTACCCAGCCGGTCCAGCGAGTCAAATAAGGAATCAAAGAATTCTCTTCCACGCAGATCCATGACAAGAGCCACGTTTTGTATATTATTGCTCGAATCTTTCATCAGTTCCAGGAACTTTGGAAGGAGAGCGGGTGGTAAATTATCGACACAAAAAAAACCGAGATCTTCAAAACTTTGAACAGCCACAGTTTTTCCTGCGCCTGACATTCCTGTGATAATGACTAACTGCGTTTCATCTGTATCCATATGCATCGTTTGCATCGCTCCTCATTTTTCAGGCTGAGACGGGTCCAGTTCCTTATCAAGCAACTGGAAGTCCGTCGTATATACAAATGTTCCATATACTTGTTCCTTACTGTTGAGAAGATGGCGGAAAATTTCCCGGTCTCCTTCAGCCATCGGCTTTTGAAGCACGTCGTCTACGTGTACCCACTCCAGTTCACCTTCTTCGCTGATTTCAAGGAGTTCTCCTGTATAGGAAGTGCTGTAAAAAGTGAACATCATCCATTCCTGAACGGTCGTTCCTTCTTCACGCATGACGAACGTGAAAGAACCGCGCATTTCAGGATCTGTGACGGTCAATCCCGTCTCTTCCCAAAATTCACGGACAGCTGAATCTTTGATGTTTTCGCCTGCTTCCATTTTCCCGCCCGGTGCTACATACCATCCTCGGCGCGGCTTTTTCAATAACAGTACATAATCATTCACATGTAATACACAGTTTGCTACACGTTGCATTCTCCAGTCACCTCTGTTTCTTTCTGAAAAGGCATCTTCCCCCATTATACAATGAATACACAGACGCCCACAATGATTGGATTGATACGCCTGGTCCAAAGCGCAAAAAAAAGGCACAGATGACATGCACCTGTGCCTGATGGAAAAATCTATTAAAGGGGGGTCAATTGCTTGATTTCATCATAACAAGTGAATGTTTCACACGTGTTACACATGCGTTAAAAAGCTGTGTTAATTGACCACTTTCAATTCTTCTAAAAGGTTCTCGATATAGTGCTGCGCAGATTGAGCGGCGATACTGCCGTCACCAGTCGCAGTGACGATTTGCCGCAGCTCTTTCTCACGAATATCCCCGGCTGCAAAAATACCAGGAACTTTCGTTTCCATGTTTTCGTCTGTTTCAATATACCCTTGTTCATTCGTAATCCCAAGGCTTTCAAAGGGCTTACTCAGAGGATTCATTCCAATATAAATGAATGCACCGTTCGTATCAAATTCCTGCGTTTCGCCTGTTTTATTGTTGTGAAGTGTGACACTTCCCACTTTCCCGTCTTTATCATTGATGGATTTAACAACCGTATCCCAGATGAATTCGATCTTATCGTTATCAAATGCACGGTCTTGAAGGATTTTCTGTGCACGAAGCTCATCGCGACGGTGTATAATCGTAACTTTGCTGGCAAAGCGAGTGAGATATACCCCTTCTTCTACAGCGGAATCTCCGCCTCCTACAACGACGAGTTCTTTATCACGGAAGAAAGCTCCGTCACACACCGCGCAATAGGACACACCACGACCTCCGAGCTCTTTTTCACCCGGTACACCTAGTTCTTTATACTGGGCGCCGGTCGTCACGATGACAGCACGGGCTTTATACTCCTTATTACCGGCACGGACCGTCTTATATTCCTTGCCGTCTATAACTTCTTTAATATCTCCGTACGCATACTCCGCACCGAATTTCTTCGCGTGCTCGAACATTTTATTGGAAAGGTCCGGACCAAGAATGCTTTCATATCCAGGATAGTTCTCTACATCTTCCGTGTTTGCCATCTGACCGCCGGGTACGCCGCGTTCAATCATAAGCGTATCCAGGTTGGCACGGGAAGCGTATACGGCAGCAGTCATTCCAGCAGGACCGGCTCCTGCAATGATTACATCATAAATACGTTCTTCCGTCATTGATTATCCACTCCTTCGTTAGCATAGACACTGTTGTCTGATGTCTTAATCATAATAAATCAAGTGCAACCCGTCCATCAATGTGCTTAAATAAGCGGACTGCAAAACCGCATCGACATAAGACAAGCGCCGCAGTGAAGGACTGGACTTCACAGAAGCGCTCAGCTTATGTCCGTGTATGCAGGAAGGGAAGCCGCAGGATATTTATTATACCTCTTCCCACGGTCCGCCTTCATCCGCCATCTTAGGAAACTGTTTGCAGCCTTTTTCCCAAAGCTGAAGGGCCTTGGAAGGGTTGCCTGTATGATATACAGCAATGCTGTACCATTTATAATAGCCTCTCCGTCGAGTCACTTGTCTATCCTTCAATAGACGGAACCGATCCACGGCTTCCTGATAGTGGCCCGCCCTTGTAAGAATTTCGGCAATTGCCACCTTCTGTTGCTCATGCATCGGATAAACATTACGCAGCAGACGGACATAATTCATCGCTTCCTCCGTCTTTCCCTGTTTTAATAAAAAGACGGCCAGATTCACATAACTTTGGATGTTAGAATGATCTTCTTCCAATATCGAACGTTCAAATTCCAAAGCCGCCTCCTGATCGCCGTTCATAAATAATGCATAGGCATATTTATGCTTCGCAAGCGAAAATTCCGGAAATGATTCCATCATTTCCTCCAGAACACTCAATGCCTGAGGCCACTCTTCGTGCTCTAGGTGATAAAAAGCTGTCTCCTGATAGATAAGAAGTTCATCTTCATCTTCAAATGCCCAATCATCTTCTTCGTCCTCTTCTTCTAAGTTATCCAACATGTCCCGAAGCTGTAAGGCAGCGTCCTCGAACTCTCCGTCCTCTGCCTGTTCCAAATAGGTTTCTACATACTTCTTCGCGTCACTTAAAAGACCAAGATGTGCATAATTGTTCGCCATCAAATAATAACAATCGACATATTCTTTGCCGAACTGCGCCAACACTTCCGTCAATACCTGATTGGCAGCATGATAAGAACCAACTTCCGTGTACACGACAGAAAGTTGGCACTGATAGAGCGGTTCATCGGGAGAAGCTTCCATCGCTTTTTTCAGCCACTTCACAGCAGCACTGAAACGACGCTTTTTGAAAGCCTGAATCCCATGGGTGAAATAAAACGACCCTGATGGAAGAAATGGGATAATATTCGTATCCTTTTGTGCCGCTGTTTCTTTTAGTGATGTCGTCATGACTGTCCCCCTATTTCCGTTTCCAATCTCACTAGTTATGCAGTATAACATAAATGTCGATATAGAAATAGGAGAAAAAGGTAACAAAATCAGGAGTGTCTCTGCTCCAACACTTTCAGCACTTCATCAAGAGGAACACCACAATCCGTCAGAACCATCATCAAGTGGAACAGAAGATCGGCCGATTCCATAGCCAGTTCTTTCGGATCGTCGTTCTTCGCTGCGATAATCACTTCCCCGGCTTCTTCTCCTATTTTCTTAGCGATTCTGTCGATGCCTTCTGCAAACAGCTGCCCTGTATAAGAATCCTCAGGGAGTGATGCTTTCCGTTCTGCAAGAATCGTCTGCAGTGTATCAAGAATCTGATACCGCTCTTCTTTAGGCTCTACGCCTGTGTTTGTCAGTTCCTCTGAAAAACAGCTGTAGTCCCCTTTATGACAGGCAGGACCAGCCGGGATAACCTGTACGAGCAAGGCATCCTGATCACAGTCATAGTGGATACTTGTTACACGCTGCGTATTCCCGGAAGTCTGACCCTTGTACCAAAGTTCTTCTCTGGAGCGACTGTAAAACACCGTTTCTTCTTTACGAAGGGTTTCTTTCAAAGATTCTTCACTCATGTAAGCAAGTGTCAATACAGTTTTAGATCTTGCATCCTGGACAATCGCAGGGACCAAGCCCTTTTCATCGTACTTCACATCGCTCATATTCATCGCACCGGCACTCCTTTTTCCTTCAAATAGGTTTTCACATTTGCTACGGATGTTTCTTTATAATGGAAGATCGAAGCTGCCAGGGCAGCGTCTGCATCGACCTCCGTGAATACTTCATGAAAATGTTCGGCGTGCCCCGCTCCTCCGGAAGCAATAACAGGAACGGAGACGACTTGCTGAACAGCTTTCAATAGCGGAAGGTCAAATCCGGTTTTTTCGCCATCTTTATTCATGGAAGTAAGGAGGATTTCACCGGCACCCAGTCGAACTCCTTCTTCCGCCCATTCGGTCACAAGCCAGTCTGTCGGTGTCCTCCCGCCGTGCGTGTAAACCCTCCAGTCTCCCGCTTCTTCGTCATACCTTGCATCAATGGCAAGCACGATGCATTGACTGCCGAAAAAATCTGAACCTTCTCGTATTAAATCCGGCCGTAATACTGCTGCGGAATTAAGGGACACCTTGTCCGCGCCGTTCCGAAGCGTCTCCTTCATATCTTCAAGGGTGCGAATGCCGCCACCTACAGTGAACGGTATCGCAAGCTCGGAAGCGACAGCCCTTACGACGTCAATCATCGTTTTCTTCCCTTCATGGGTTGCGGAAATGTCAAGGAAGACCAGTTCGTCCGCTCCTTGTTCATCATACACCTTCGCCAGTTCCACAGGATCACCGGCATCACGGATGTCGACAAATTGGATACCTTTGACAACCCGTCCCTCTTTTACATCCAAACATGGAATGATCCGTTTCGATAACATCAGTCCTCCTCCACTTCTAATGCTTCACGCAAAGTGAATTGATTCGTGTATAGCGCTTTACCGATTATAGAACCGACTACGTGCTTATCGCTGTATTCTTTCAGTTCTGTTAAATCATCCAGTCCTTTAATTCCACCGGAAGCAATGACATTAACACCGGTCTCTACGGCAAGCCGGGCTATTTCTTCCGTATTTGGTCCGGAAAGCATTCCATCTTTAGCAATGTCCGTATAAATAAACGTTTCCGCTCCTGCTTCGGCCAGCTCTTTACCTAAATCCACCGCACGAACCTTGGATTGCTCCAGCCATCCGGCTGTAGAAACGAAGCCATTCCTTGCATCAAGACCGATGGCAATCCTTCCGCCGTATTTCCTCAACAGTTGCTTCGTGGCTTCTGTTTCGCTGACGGCAAGTGAACCGATAATGACACGGTCAACTCCTTTATCCAAGTAGTAGCGTACATCATCTTCCGTACGGATGCCCCCGCCGATCTGGACACGACAATCGAGCTCTTCGGCTGTACGAATAACATATTCCGCGTTCTTTCTT
This sequence is a window from Bacillus sp. SB49. Protein-coding genes within it:
- the clpP gene encoding ATP-dependent Clp endopeptidase proteolytic subunit ClpP, whose translation is MNLVPTVIEQTNRGERAYDIYSRLLKDRIIMLGSPIDDNIANSVVSQLLFLAADDPEKDISLYINSPGGSITAGMAIYDTMQFIKPDVSTICTGMAASMGAFLLNAGEPGKRYALPNSEVMIHQPLGGTQGQATDIEIHAKRIIKMREKLNQILSERTGQPIEVIERDTDRDNFMSAHEAVEYGLIDKVMTKVTDK
- a CDS encoding HPr family phosphocarrier protein → MIEKQVKIELDTGLQARPAAQFVQEANKFSADVFIEKAEKRVNAKSIMGLMSLAVGTDEEIKLIADGTDEQEAIERLTAFVKN
- the whiA gene encoding DNA-binding protein WhiA, which codes for MSFASEIKKELTNVESDTHCMESELAALVRMNGTFSFSNREYILDVQTENAAIARRIYTLIKKLYPYPVELLVRKKMRLKKNNVYIVRLTENAKIVLEDLEILKGPLSINPEIPEKYLQETCCKRAYLRGAFLAGGSVNNPETSSYHLEIYSSDEEHNEALCTLMNSFGLHARTLSRKKGYITYLKEADKITELISNIGAHQALFKFEDVRIVRDMRNSVNRLVNCETANLNKTIGAAFRQVENIKFIKRTVGLEALPDKLQEIAMLRLQYQEVSLKELGEYVSGGAISKSGINHRLRKIDEFAEKVRRGEVAENSRN
- a CDS encoding gluconeogenesis factor YvcK family protein; translated protein: MDKKTKPRVVVVGGGTGMPVLLRGLKYLPIDLSAIVTVADDGGSSGRLRTEMAIPAPGDIRNVVAALSDAEPMLLELFQHRFSNGNGLSGHSMGNLLLAAMASMTGDFYQGIKEISRVLNVRGNIYPIANHSMSLHAEMEDGTIVTGESLIPKQNKRIKKVFVSPTPVQPLPEAVEAINAADLIVISPGSLYTSILPNIIIPEIGEALRETKAKVTYICNVMTQEGETSGYTAADHIQALFDHIGEGVLQSVIVHNQPIDRGVRKAYAEENAEPVVYDIDRIKSMGIEVIEEDIIDRSKPMLRHDTEKIARLLQSML
- the rapZ gene encoding RNase adapter RapZ; the encoded protein is MDTDETQLVIITGMSGAGKTVAVQSFEDLGFFCVDNLPPALLPKFLELMKDSSNNIQNVALVMDLRGREFFDSLFDSLDRLGKEEWLQEHILFLDAEDQSLVSRYKETRRSHPLAKDGLPLEGIRKERKMLDELRGRSQKIIDTTTLKPKELREQIIENYRQREQQVFSVQMVSFGFKYGVPIDADLMFDVRFLPNPHYVEHMRPLTGLNTEVSSYVFKWSDTQKFLEKLKDLLQFMLPQYKREGKSQLVVAIGCTGGQHRSVALAEHLCEYFSSDFVTHVTHRDIEKRKGR
- a CDS encoding 8-oxo-dGTP diphosphatase, which gives rise to MQRVANCVLHVNDYVLLLKKPRRGWYVAPGGKMEAGENIKDSAVREFWEETGLTVTDPEMRGSFTFVMREEGTTVQEWMMFTFYSTSYTGELLEISEEGELEWVHVDDVLQKPMAEGDREIFRHLLNSKEQVYGTFVYTTDFQLLDKELDPSQPEK
- the trxB gene encoding thioredoxin-disulfide reductase, whose product is MTEERIYDVIIAGAGPAGMTAAVYASRANLDTLMIERGVPGGQMANTEDVENYPGYESILGPDLSNKMFEHAKKFGAEYAYGDIKEVIDGKEYKTVRAGNKEYKARAVIVTTGAQYKELGVPGEKELGGRGVSYCAVCDGAFFRDKELVVVGGGDSAVEEGVYLTRFASKVTIIHRRDELRAQKILQDRAFDNDKIEFIWDTVVKSINDKDGKVGSVTLHNNKTGETQEFDTNGAFIYIGMNPLSKPFESLGITNEQGYIETDENMETKVPGIFAAGDIREKELRQIVTATGDGSIAAQSAQHYIENLLEELKVVN
- a CDS encoding tetratricopeptide repeat protein, with translation MTTSLKETAAQKDTNIIPFLPSGSFYFTHGIQAFKKRRFSAAVKWLKKAMEASPDEPLYQCQLSVVYTEVGSYHAANQVLTEVLAQFGKEYVDCYYLMANNYAHLGLLSDAKKYVETYLEQAEDGEFEDAALQLRDMLDNLEEEDEEDDWAFEDEDELLIYQETAFYHLEHEEWPQALSVLEEMMESFPEFSLAKHKYAYALFMNGDQEAALEFERSILEEDHSNIQSYVNLAVFLLKQGKTEEAMNYVRLLRNVYPMHEQQKVAIAEILTRAGHYQEAVDRFRLLKDRQVTRRRGYYKWYSIAVYHTGNPSKALQLWEKGCKQFPKMADEGGPWEEV
- the hisIE gene encoding bifunctional phosphoribosyl-AMP cyclohydrolase/phosphoribosyl-ATP diphosphatase HisIE is translated as MNMSDVKYDEKGLVPAIVQDARSKTVLTLAYMSEESLKETLRKEETVFYSRSREELWYKGQTSGNTQRVTSIHYDCDQDALLVQVIPAGPACHKGDYSCFSEELTNTGVEPKEERYQILDTLQTILAERKASLPEDSYTGQLFAEGIDRIAKKIGEEAGEVIIAAKNDDPKELAMESADLLFHLMMVLTDCGVPLDEVLKVLEQRHS
- the hisF gene encoding imidazole glycerol phosphate synthase subunit HisF — encoded protein: MLSKRIIPCLDVKEGRVVKGIQFVDIRDAGDPVELAKVYDEQGADELVFLDISATHEGKKTMIDVVRAVASELAIPFTVGGGIRTLEDMKETLRNGADKVSLNSAAVLRPDLIREGSDFFGSQCIVLAIDARYDEEAGDWRVYTHGGRTPTDWLVTEWAEEGVRLGAGEILLTSMNKDGEKTGFDLPLLKAVQQVVSVPVIASGGAGHAEHFHEVFTEVDADAALAASIFHYKETSVANVKTYLKEKGVPVR
- the hisA gene encoding 1-(5-phosphoribosyl)-5-[(5-phosphoribosylamino)methylideneamino]imidazole-4-carboxamide isomerase — translated: MTFTIYPAIDMRGGKCVRLEQGDFAKETIYGENPFEVAKEFAEAGASWIHMVDLDGAKAGSRKNAEYVIRTAEELDCRVQIGGGIRTEDDVRYYLDKGVDRVIIGSLAVSETEATKQLLRKYGGRIAIGLDARNGFVSTAGWLEQSKVRAVDLGKELAEAGAETFIYTDIAKDGMLSGPNTEEIARLAVETGVNVIASGGIKGLDDLTELKEYSDKHVVGSIIGKALYTNQFTLREALEVEED